The Bubalus bubalis isolate 160015118507 breed Murrah chromosome 16, NDDB_SH_1, whole genome shotgun sequence genome window below encodes:
- the LOC112579415 gene encoding olfactory receptor 8J3-like, translating into MAHENFTQVIEFILTGVSERPDLQIPLFFVFLVIYGLTVTGNLSIITLTSVDSRLQTPMYFFLRHLAIINLGNSTVIAPKMLINFLVKKHTTSFYECATQLGMFLVFIVAEIFILAVMAYDRYVAICNPLLYMAVVSRRICFLLVSLTYLYSFSTAIVASSSVFSMSYCSSNVINHFYCDIVPLIALSCSDTSFPETVVFVSASTNLVFSIITVVASYLNIVLSILRIHSSEGRKRAFSTCASHMTAVSVFYGTLLFMYLQPQTNHSMGADKMASVFYTLVIPMLNPMIYSLRNKDVKAALKRFLISLCCSFKLM; encoded by the coding sequence ATGGCTCATGAAAATTTCACCCAAGTCATTGAATTTATTCTCACAGGAGTCTCAGAACGCCCAGACCTCCAGATCCCACTCTTCTTTGTCTTCCTGGTCATCTATGGACTGACTGTGACAGGGAACCTAAGCATCATCACCCTCACCAGTGTGGACTCTCGGCTTCAGAcccccatgtatttcttcctcaGGCACTTGGCTATCATCAACCTTGGCAATTCAACTGTCATTGCCCCTAAAATGCTAATCAACTTCTTAGTAAAGAAACACACCACCTCCTTCTATGAATGTGCCACCCAACTAGGCATGTTCTTGGTTTTCATTGTagctgaaattttcattttagctgtgatggcctatgaccgctatgtggccatttgTAACCCTCTGCTCTACATGGCGGTTGTATCTCGGCGGATCTGCTTTCTGCTAGTTTCCCTCACATACCTCTACAGCTTTTCCACAGCTATTGTGGCTTcatcttctgtattttctatgtCTTATTGCTCTTCCAATGTAATCAATCATTTTTACTGTGATATCGTCCCTCTGATAGCATTGTCTTGCTCTGATACTTCCTTTCCAGAAACAGTAGTATTTGTATCTGCATCTACAAATTTGGTGTTTTCCATAATTACTGTTGTAGCATCTTATTTGAACATTGTTCTGTCCATTCTAAGGATACATtcatcagaaggaagaaaaagagcctTCTCCACATGCGCTTCCCATATGACAGCTGTGTCAGTCttctatggaactctgctttTCATGTATTTGCAGCCTCAAACTAACCACTCTATGGGTGCTGATAAAATGGCTTCTGTGTTTTATACACTAGTGATACCCATGCTGAATCCTAtgatctacagcctgaggaacaagGACGTGAAGGCTGCCTTAAAGAGATTTCTGATAAGTTTATGCTGTTCTTTTAAGCTGATGTAA
- the LOC112579429 gene encoding olfactory receptor 8J1-like, producing the protein MAHGNFTQVTEFILTGVSERPDLQIPLFFVFLIIYGLTMTGNLSIITLTSVDSHLQTPMYFFLQHLAIINLGNSTVIAPKMLINFLVKKHSTSYYECATQLGGFLVFIVAEVLLLAVMAYDCYVAICNPLLYMAVVSRRICLLLVSLTYLYSFSTAIVTSSSVFSVTYCSCNIINHFYCDIAPLLALSCFDTSFLETFVFISAATNLVFSIIIVIVSYFNIVLSILKIRSSEGRKKAFSTCASHMMAVSVFYSTMIFMYAQPQTNHSMDTDKVASVFYTLVIPMLNPMIYSLRNKDVETALKRFLTNSHCSFKLM; encoded by the coding sequence ATGGCTCATGGAAATTTCACTCAGGTCACTGAGTTTATTCTCACAGGAGTCTCAGAACGTCCGGACCTCCAGATCCCACTCTTCTTTGTCTTCCTGATCATCTATGGACTGACCATGACAGGAAACCTAAGCATCATCACCCTCACCAGTGTGGACTCTCACCTTCAGAcccccatgtatttcttcctccagCACTTGGCTATCATCAATCTTGGCAATTCAACTGTCATTGCCCCTAAAATGCTGATCAATTTCTTAGTAAAGAAACACTCCACCTCCTACTATGAATGTGCCACCCAACTGGGAGGGTTCTTGGTTTTCATTGTAGCTGAGGTGCTCCTGTTagctgtgatggcctatgactgCTATGTGGCCATTTGTAACCCTCTGCTCTACATGGCAGTTGTATCTCGGCGGATCTGTCTTCTGCTGGTTTCTCTCACATACCTCTATAGCTTTTCCACAGCTATTGTGACCTCATCTTCTGTATTCTCTGTGACTTATTGCTCTTGCAATATCATCAATCATTTTTATTGTGATATCGCCCCTCTGCTAGCATTGTCCTGCTTTGATACTTCCTTTCTGGAAACATTTGTGTTTATATCTGCAGCTACAAATCTGGTGTTTTCCATAATTATAGTTATTGTATCTTATTTCAACATTGTTTTGTCCATTCTCAAAATACGTTcatcagaaggaaggaaaaaagcctTTTCCACCTGTGCATCGCATATGATGGCAGTATCTGTCTTCTACAGCACAATGATATTCATGTATGCGCAGCCTCAAACTAACCATTCTATGGATACTGATAAAGTGGCCTCCGTGTTTTATACTCTGGTGATTCCCATGCTGAACCCCAtgatctacagcctgaggaacaagGACGTGGAGACTGCCCTAAAGAGATTTCTGACAAATTCACACTGTTCTTTTAAGCTGATGTAA